Genomic segment of Candidatus Methylomirabilota bacterium:
GGTGAAGATGGCGGTCGGGATTCCCCGCCGCTCCAGCTCGACCATGTCGTGGGTCCCCCACGACGTGCACGACCCTCAGTCGTTGGTCGTGCCGATCACCGCCTGGACGTCGGCGGCGATGCGGTCGGCGTCCTCCGCCGTGCAGTGGCGCATGAGCCAGCCGACGGAGCCGGTATAGCGGCGGAACCTCGTGGTGGGGTAGCGCTGGCGCAGGAGGGCCTCGGTCCGATCGAGCGCCGCGTCGCCGCCGGCCTTCATGTTCCAGTAGAGCCCGATGGTCGCGCCCTCGAGCCCCCCGGGGCGCGCGGCCGGCTTGACGGAGTGCTCGAGGGTCCGGGCAACGGGGTTGTGGATG
This window contains:
- a CDS encoding UGSC family (seleno)protein, which translates into the protein IHNPVARTLEHSVKPAARPGGLEGATIGLYWNMKAGGDAALDRTEALLRQRYPTTRFRRYTGSVGWLMRHCTAEDADRIAADVQAVIGTTND